The Naumovozyma dairenensis CBS 421 chromosome 3, complete genome genome has a window encoding:
- the GPI16 gene encoding GPI-anchor transamidase subunit GPI16 (similar to Saccharomyces cerevisiae GPI16 (YHR188C); ancestral locus Anc_5.47), with protein MFKRNATCLIFTTLLLFSRICYGQESNYSIYKNDNTEQLEEFRNSNTTSEVESSSSTVITASEDGSFPEGIQEPPLDPSITIQEGLSYPFREKLYVKPLPNNDLLTSFQFKMNSEEFAPSISSLNYGQYNHFTVFPKAIESVLHRTDTRQLHLRFTRGFWDAETWGRLPHDGFKSGGNGVELWAIIEAESKDNAYSKWKTLANSLSGLFCASINFIDSSKTTYPVTSFQPDNDQGLPVFANSKNQLYLIRAALANEPICTENLTPFLKLLPTKGKSGISTFLDGHKVFDSSWHSLSVDVITNCDVNQDKCKYETDAVVDMVTHVPYSLARNKNPIPKPLPAEQLRCDTNKPYDAFQCFPLPESTETEFDLSQIFGKTIKGSSMMSDIPSHICAIITSKWDVSIKVNGELFGTDDNCFELDGMDEYDLYLASSDTSDVTTLNEEVPLHVSRSLTGYGQDHGGLRTVFQNPTPMPITAIYFESLPWYMRLYLSSLKLESIDSSNLQLEDVIDSVYYNSAIDHKRPSHLEYTITIPANTTLAISCQFDKALLHFADYPPDANHGFEIESAVITVIKPFKYQIRTETLLLSLSTPDFSMPYNVIIITSTVIGLIYGTLYNLLVKKVVRVEQADKLIEQQAGLKKKLVAVVLKLKSKVVDRIKQKKVINFYI; from the coding sequence atgtTCAAACGAAACGCCACTTGCCTTATTTTCACTACCTTACTACTATTCTCTAGGATATGTTACGGGCAAGAGAGCAACTATtcaatttacaaaaatgaCAATACAGAGCAACTCGAAGAGTTCAGGAATTCTAACACTACCAGTGAAGTAGAGTCCTCCTCGTCTACTGTCATAACAGCATCAGAAGATGGTTCCTTTCCGGAAGGAATTCAAGAACCTCCACTGGATCCTTCAATTACTATACAAGAGGGATTAAGTTATCCCTTCAGGGAAAAACTATATGTCAAACCATTACCAAATAATGATCTTTTAACgtctttccaatttaagATGAATTCAGAAGAATTTGCTCCAAGTATTTCTTCGTTGAATTACGGTCAATATAACCATTTCACAGTTTTCCCAAAGGCAATCGAATCAGTTCTTCATCGTACCGACACAAGGCAATTACACTTGAGATTCACAAGAGGGTTTTGGGATGCTGAAACTTGGGGCCGTCTTCCACATGATGGATTCAAATCAGGTGGTAATGGTGTAGAACTTTGGGCTATTATTGAAGCTGAATCGAAAGATAATGCCTATAGTAAATGGAAAACTTTGGCCAATTCGTTGAGCGGGTTGTTTTGTGCCTCGATTAATTTTATAGATAGCTCGAAAACGACATATCCCGTTACGTCATTCCAGCCGGATAATGATCAAGGTTTACCGGTATTTGCTAACTCTAAGAatcaattatatttaattcGAGCAGCATTAGCTAATGAACCAATATGTACAGAAAATTTGACtccatttttgaaattactTCCAACCAAGGGTAAATCAGGTATATCTACATTCCTTGATGGACATAAAGTTTTTGATTCCTCATGGCATAGTCTTTCGGTTGATGTTATTACTAATTGTGACGTGAATCAAGATAAATGTAAATATGAAACGGATGCAGTAGTTGATATGGTGACACACGTACCATATAGTTTAGCAAGGAATAAGAATCCAATTCCTAAACCACTACCTGCAGAGCAATTACGTTGTGATACGAACAAACCATACGATGCTTTCCAATGTTTCCCCCTACCTGAAAGCACTGAGACAGAATTCGATTTATCTCAGATATTTGGTAAGACGATCAAGGGGAGTAGTATGATGTCTGATATTCCCTCACATATCTGTGCAATTATTACTAGTAAATGGGATGTTTCAATTAAAGTCAATGGAGAATTATTCGGTACTGATGATAATTGCTTTGAATTGGATGGTATGGATGAGTATGATTTATATCTTGCTTCTTCCGACACAAGTGATGTTACAACACTAAATGAGGAAGTTCCACTTCACGTTAGTAGGTCCTTGACCGGATACGGTCAGGATCATGGTGGGTTACGTACAGTTTTCCAAAACCCAACTCCAATGCCCATCACTGCGATTTATTTCGAATCATTACCTTGGTATATGAGATTGtatttatcatctttaaaattGGAATCGATTGATAGTTCAAATCtacaattagaagatgTCATTGATTCTGTGTATTACAATAGTGCAATTGATCACAAAAGACCTAGTCATTTAGAATATACGATAACGATTCCCGCTAATACAACATTAGCGATATCATGCCAATTTGATAAGGCATTATTACATTTTGCTGATTATCCACCTGATGCAAATCATGGGTTTGAAATAGAATCAGCTGTCATTACAGTTATTAAACCATTCAAATATCAAATTAGGACTGAAACTTTActgttatcattatctacACCAGATTTCAGTATGCCATATAatgttatcattatcacGTCAACAGTTATTGGATTAATATATGGTACGctatataatttattggTTAAGAAGGTAGTACGAGTGGAACAAGCagataaattaattgaacaaCAAGCtggattgaaaaagaaacttgTTGCTGtagtattgaaattgaagagTAAAGTAGTTGATagaataaaacaaaaaaaagtaattaatttttatatatag
- the MES1 gene encoding methionine--tRNA ligase MES1 (similar to Saccharomyces cerevisiae MES1 (YGR264C); ancestral locus Anc_5.41) codes for MPAQISFDKVKDHSHAISFANNLKIALAIEYATKDLKLTINDDSNIAQLVVSDSYQLFNPNAILRYALNDFTDQESEANQFAVTIVEKALISSETSSKEVVTKTLEQYLPYPIEEPVSATKLILLADILALDPTTVKSKFTALPEKILKAIIEAEKATPRSPSMFKNTGAVNVEQNFKVKQQAQEIVPEKGERNILITSALPYVNNVPHLGNIVGSVLSADIFARYCKTRNYNTLFVCGTDEYGTATETKALEEGCTPRELCDKYHKIHSDVYKWFQIGFDYFGRTTTEQQTEIAQDIFKKLDKNGYLEEQSMKQLYCPVHNSYLADRYVEGECPKCHYEDARGDQCDKCGGLLDPFELINPRCKLDNATPIPKFSDHIFLSLDKLEPSIAKWVEKSSEEGQWSKNSKTITNSWLKDGLKPRCITRDLVWGTPVPLEKYKDKVLYVWFDATIGYVSITANYTKKWEQWWKDPENVKLYQFMGKDNVPFHTVVFPGSQLGTGDEWTMLHHLNTTEYLQYEGGKFSKSRGVGVFGNNAQDSGVSPSVWRYYLASVRPESSDSHFSWDDFVARNNSELLANLGNFVNRLIKFVNAKYNGVVPKYDHKQVPNYDGLKKDIDVILKSYVEKMEYGHERSGLELAMSLSARGNLFLQENKLDNSLFSQFPAKSDAVVGVGLNIIYTVTSLIYPFMPETAEKIYKMLNAPALKIDEEFHLAILEGHNINKAEYLFHRIDEKQVEQWRNLYGGKQV; via the coding sequence ATGCCAGCCCaaatttcatttgataaGGTAAAAGACCATTCCCATGCCATTTCTTTtgctaataatttaaaaattgCCCTTGCCATCGAATATGCAACCAaggatttgaaattaacCATCAACGACGATTCGAACATCGCCCAATTAGTTGTTTCTGACTCTTATCAACTATTCAACCCAAATGCTATCTTAAGATATGCTCTTAATGATTTTACTGACCAAGAATCAGAAGCTAACCAATTTGCTGTAACCATTGTAGAAAAGGCATTGATCTCTTCTGAAACTTCATCCAAAGAAGTCGTTACCAAGACTTTAGAACAATATTTACCATACCCCATTGAAGAGCCAGTTTCAGCAACCAAATTAATACTACTAGCAGACATTCTTGCTTTGGATCCAACAACTGtgaaatcaaaatttacCGCTTTACCTGAAAAAATCTTAAAGGCCATTATTGAAGCTGAAAAAGCTACTCCTCGTTCTCCATCTATGTTCAAAAATACGGGTGCCGTTAACGTTGAacaaaatttcaaagtGAAACAACAAGCACAAGAAATTGTACCAGAGAAGGGTGAAAGAAATATCTTAATCACCTCTGCATTACCATATGTTAACAACGTTCCTCATTTAGGTAATATCGTTGGTAGTGTCTTATCGGCTGATATCTTTGCTCGTTATTGTAAAACGAGAAATTACAATactttatttgtttgtGGTACTGATGAATATGGTACTGCTACTGAAACTAAAGCTTTGGAAGAAGGTTGTACTCCACGTGAATTATGTGATAAGTACCATAAAATTCATAGTGATGTCTACAAATGGTTCCAAATTGGATTCGATTATTTCGGTAGAACAACTACAGAGCAACAAACTGAAATTGCTCAAgatatcttcaaaaaattagataaaaatgGTTATCTAGAAGAACAATCTATGAAACAATTGTATTGTCCTGTCCATAATTCCTACTTGGCTGATAGATACGTCGAAGGGGAATGTCCAAAATGTCATTATGAAGACGCAAGAGGTGATCAATGTGATAAGTGTGGTGGTTTGTTAGATCCttttgaattaattaacCCTCGTTGTAAATTAGATAACGCTACACCAATTCCAAAATTCTCAGATCATATctttttatcattagataaattaGAACCAAGCATTGCCAAATGGGTTGAAAAATCTTCTGAAGAAGGACAATGGTCAAAGAACTCTAAGACCATTACCAATTCTTGGTTAAAGGATGGTTTGAAACCTCGTTGTATCACGAGAGATTTAGTTTGGGGTACACCAGTTCcattagaaaaatataaagataaGGTTCTTTACGTTTGGTTCGATGCCACTATTGGTTACGTATCTATTACTGCTAACTACACTAAAAAATGGGAACAATGGTGGAAAGATCCAGAAAATGTTAAATTATACCAATTTATGGGTAAAGATAATGTTCCTTTCCATACAGTCGTTTTCCCAGGTTCTCAACTAGGTACTGGTGACGAATGGACTATGTTACATCATTTGAATACTACAGAATACTTACAATACGAAGGTGGTAAATTCTCCAAGAGTAGAGGCGTTGGTGTCTTTGGTAATAACGCTCAAGATTCAGGTGTTTCTCCAAGTGTCTGGAGATATTATTTGGCATCTGTTAGACCTGAATCAAGTGATTCTCATTTCTCATGGGATGATTTTGTTGCAAGAAACAATTCTGAACTGTTGGCTAACTTAGGTAATTTTGTTAACAGATTAATCAAATTCGTTAACGCTAAGTATAACGGTGTTGTTCCAAAATATGATCATAAGCAAGTTCCAAACTACGATGGCTTGaagaaagatattgatGTGATATTGAAGTCTTACGTTGAAAAGATGGAATATGGTCATGAAAGAAGTGGGTTAGAATTAGCCATGTCATTAAGTGCACGTGGTAATTTGTTTttacaagaaaataaaCTAGATAACAGTTTGTTCTCTCAATTCCCAGCTAAATCAGATGCTGTTGTTGGTGTAGGTTTGAATATCATCTATACTGTTACTTCATTGATTTACCCATTCATGCCAGAAACTGCCGAAAAGATTTATAAGATGTTGAATGCTCCTGCTTTAAagattgatgaagaattccATTTGGCTATCTTGGAAGGTCacaatattaataaagcTGAATATTTATTCCACCGTATTGATGAAAAACAAGTTGAACAATGGAGAAATTTGTACGGTGGTAAACAAGTTTAA
- the HSH155 gene encoding U2 snRNP complex subunit HSH155 (similar to Saccharomyces cerevisiae HSH155 (YMR288W); ancestral locus Anc_5.46) yields MSRYNNGDMSRDKHQLVGNYSISQSLKESLHNEVAESEELDVLQKRMETRTIKHKESEYQARKFDRLQKEDDKANKKRPLRIEGKIEEAENKQLVKKRKSRWDVQSYQIPSATKTVDELIEQKSVTDEVPGMTSLRFFKPSDREHFAMTLEKRPLESLTEEEQKERALLVLLLKIKNGNAASRKAAMRTLTDKCLEFGPKLIFNHILPILLDKTLEDQERHLMIKVIDRILFKLGAETKPYVHQILVVVSPLLIDEDPMARTTGRDIISNLASACGLGTMITTLRADIDNEDEYIRNITSRTMAVVTKSFGVPNMLPFLKAVCHSTRSWRARHTGIKTFLQLNILLGVGILPYLAEIVECIGDGLLDEHTPVKIMTANTLASLAETSAPHGIEAFNYVLEPLWKGIRTHRSKVLAVFLKALGSIIPLMDPDYAGYYTEEVMRIVRREFNSPDDEMKKVVLLVLQKCCQTEGMTPKYLRDEIAPDFFKYFWNRRIALDLPINKLVTYTTVVLSEKLGCSFVVENLLQPLKNEAEPFRIMAIHAINRVVKQLGTAELSERQETRLIDALLIAFQEQKNYDPIVYQGFGTVALSLNTRMKPFLSAIISTILNLLKHKSQLARQIAADLCAILIPVIKNCNELEMLNKLNIILYESLGEIYPDVLGSIITAILNIVSVMDIEKIQPPINQILPTLTPILRNTHRKVQVSTIKLIGCIARRAPSYVSPKEWMRICFELLELLKSTNKAIRRSANSTFGEIAKAIGPQDVLIALLNNLKVQERQLRVCTAVAIGIVAETCGPYTVLPALMNEYKTPETNVQNGVLKALAFMFEYIGELAGDYVYVILPLLEDALIDRDLVHRQTASDVIKHLALNCQGTGHEDAFIHMLNLLMPNIFETSPHVIVRVLEGLESLGTTIGPGVYMNYLWGGLFHPAKSVRKAFWKAYNRAYIEEGDALVPYYPVNNTASIEIPELDIIL; encoded by the coding sequence ATGAGCAGGTATAACAATGGCGATATGTCAAGAGACAAACACCAATTAGTTGGAAACTATTCCATTTCTCAGAGTCTAAAAGAAAGTTTACACAATGAAGTAGCTGAATCTGAAGAACTCGATGTTTTACAAAAGAGAATGGAGACAAGAACCATAAAACATAAGGAGTCTGAGTATCAAGCAAGGAAATTTGATAGGCTtcaaaaagaagatgataagGCTAATAAGAAGAGACCATTACGTATAGAAGGTAAGATAGAAGAAGCAGAAAACAAACAACTtgtgaagaaaagaaaatcaagGTGGGATGTTCAAAGCTATCAGATTCCATCTGCAACGAAGACCGTGgatgaattgattgaacAAAAATCAGTTACCGATGAGGTACCTGGAATGACTTCTCTAAGATTTTTTAAGCCATCTGATAGGGAACATTTTGCAATGACTTTAGAAAAGAGGCCCTTAGAATCACTCACCGAGGAGGAACAAAAGGAGAGAGCATTACTcgttttgttgttgaaaatCAAGAATGGTAATGCTGCCTCAAGGAAGGCCGCCATGAGAACACTGACAGATAAATGTCTCGAATTTGGGCCtaaattaatattcaatCACATCCTACCAATACTGCTCGATAAAACATTAGAAGACCAAGAGAGGCATCTGATGATAAAAGTCATTGATAGGATTTTATTTAAACTAGGTGCAGAGACAAAACCATATGTCCACCAAATCCTTGTTGTTGTATCACCACTCTTAATTGACGAGGATCCGATGGCAAGAACAACTGGAAGAGATATCATTTCGAACCTTGCATCTGCATGTGGACTAGGTACCATGATTACAACTTTGAGAGCAGACatagataatgaagatgagtATATACGAAACATAACGTCAAGGACAATGGCTGTAGTAACGAAATCCTTTGGCGTCCCTAACATGTTACCTTTCTTAAAAGCTGTATGCCATTCAACAAGATCATGGAGAGCGCGTCATACAGGGATTAAAACTTTTCTGCAgttaaatattcttttagGTGTCGGAATATTACCATATTTAGCTGAAATTGTAGAATGTATTGGTGATGGTTTGCTAGATGAACATACCCCTGTTAAGATCATGACAGCCAATACATTAGCTAGTCTGGCAGAAACATCTGCCCCCCATGGGATTGAAGCTTTCAACTATGTTTTAGAACCACTGTGGAAAGGTATAAGGACTCATAGAAGTAAAGTTCTCGCGGTGTTTTTGAAAGCACTGGGATCAATTATCCCATTAATGGATCCAGATTATGCTGGTTACTATACTGAAGAAGTTATGAGAATAGTGAGAAGAGAATTTAATTCTccagatgatgaaatgaaaaaagtaGTACTCTTGGTTTTGCAAAAATGCTGTCAAACGGAAGGCATGACACCAAAGTATTTAAGAGATGAAATTGCTCCCGACTTTTTTAAATACTTTTGGAATAGACGTATAGCATTAGATCTGCCCATAAATAAACTTGTCACCTACACGACAGTAGTGCTTTCGGAGAAGCTGGGTTGTTCTTTTGTAGTTGAGAATCTGCTGCAACCATTAAAAAATGAGGCAGAGCCATTTAGAATAATGGCAATTCATGCAATTAATAGAGTGGTAAAACAGCTTGGGACTGCTGAATTAAGTGAGAGACAAGAAACAAGGTTAATAGATGCACTTCTAATTGCTTTCCAAGAACAGAAGAATTATGATCCAATTGTGTATCAAGGGTTCGGTACAGTAGCACTTTCATTAAATACGAGGATGAAACCATTTCTTTCCGCCATCATCAGTACaattttgaatcttttGAAACATAAAAGTCAATTAGCACGTCAAATCGCTGCAGATCTATGTGCCATTCTAATACCTGTCATTAAGAATTGTAATGAACTTGAAATGTTaaacaaattaaatattatcCTTTATGAATCACTTGGGGAAATTTACCCTGATGTCTTAGGGTCAATCATTACCGCTATTCTGAATATAGTATCAGTCATGGATATTGAGAAAATACAACCTCCgataaatcaaatattaCCGACTTTAACCCCTATTTTAAGAAATACTCATAGAAAAGTTCAAGTAAGCACCATTAAATTGATAGGATGTATTGCAAGACGTGCTCCTAGTTATGTTTCTCCCAAGGAGTGGATGAGGATTTGTTTTGAATTACTAGAATTGTTGAAAAGTACTAATAAGGCCATTCGTCGTTCTGCAAATTCTACTTTTGGGGAGATAGCAAAGGCAATTGGACCACAAGATGTTCTTATTgcattattgaataatttaaagGTTCAAGAACGTCAATTACGTGTTTGTACCGCTGTAGCTATCGGTATTGTTGCTGAGACTTGTGGTCCCTATACAGTTCTACCTGCTTTGATGAACGAATATAAGACTCCAGAAACAAATGTTCAAAATGGTGTGCTGAAGGCTTTGGCGTTCATGTTCGAATACATTGGTGAACTTGCAGGTGATTACGTGTATGTTATATTGCCGCTATTGGAAGATGCATTAATAGATAGAGATCTTGTTCACCGTCAAACCGCATCTGATGTTATTAAACATCTTGCGCTTAATTGTCAGGGTACAGGCCATGAAGATGCCTTCATTCACATGCTAAACTTATTGATgccaaatatttttgaaacatcTCCCCATGTTATTGTTCGTGTTCTGGAAGGGTTGGAATCGCTAGGAACTACTATTGGCCCAGGTGTATATATGAATTACTTATGGGGAGGTTTATTCCATCCAGCCAAAAGTGTCCGCAAAGCCTTCTGGAAGGCTTACAATAGAGCATATATCGAAGAAGGGGATGCTCTGGTACCATACTACCCGGTAAATAATACAGCTTCAATAGAGATACCGGAGCTAGATATAATTTTATGA
- the HAS1 gene encoding ATP-dependent RNA helicase HAS1 (similar to Saccharomyces cerevisiae HAS1 (YMR290C); ancestral locus Anc_5.40) produces MSSPSTKRPRDASDDGETSTSVKTTQNQESTLKLQVEKENSTTSTTTAIPTNFNDLSLSSQTMKAIEKMGFESLTPVQARTIPPLMAGRDVLGAAKTGSGKTLAFLIPAIELLYSLKFKPRNGTGIIVITPTRELALQIFGVVRELMEFHSQTFGIVIGGANRRQEAEKLMKGVNILIATPGRLLDHLQNTKGFIFKNLKALIIDEADRILEIGFEDEMKQIIRILPNEDRQSMLFSATQTTKVEDLARISLRKGPLFINVESEKDTSTADGLEQGYVVCDSDKRFLLLFSFLKRNQKRKSLSFYSSCNSVKYYAELLNYIDLPVLELHGKQKQQKRTNTFFEFCNADKGILVCTDVAARGLDIPAVDWIVQFDPPDDPRDYIHRVGRTARGTKGKGKSLMFLTPNELGFLRYLKAAKVPLNEYEFPTNKIANVQSQLEKLIKSNYYLHQTAKDGYRSYLQAYASHSLKTVYQIDKLDLAKVAKSYGFSIPPKVNITIGASGKTDKTNTKRRKTNNQRH; encoded by the coding sequence atgtcATCTCCTTCCACGAAACGTCCCAGAGATGCCTCGGATGATGGTGAAACTTCAACCAGTGTAAAGACGACTCAAAACCAAGAATCCACATTGAAACTACAAgtagaaaaggaaaattcCACCACTTCTACAACAACAGCCATCCCAACCAACTTCAACGACTTATCCTTATCATCCCAAACAATGAAAGCTATCGAAAAGATGGGATTCGAATCATTGACTCCAGTTCAAGCACGTACCATCCCACCATTAATGGCAGGCAGAGATGTTCTTGGTGCAGCCAAGACAGGATCAGGTAAGACCTTAGCGTTCTTGATCCCTGccattgaattattatactCTTTAAAATTCAAACCAAGAAACGGTACTGGGATCATCGTGATCACTCCAACGAGAGAATTGGCTTTACAAATTTTTGGGGTCGTGAGAGAATTGATGGAATTCCATTCACAAACTTTCGGTATCGTTATTGGGGGTGCTAATAGAAGACAAGAAGCTGAGAAATTAATGAAGGGggttaatattttgatcGCTACTCCGGGGAGATTATTGGATCATTTACAAAATACTAAAGGGTTTATCTTTAAGAATTTAAAAGCATtaattattgatgaagCTGATagaattttggaaattggGTTCGAAGatgaaatgaaacaaattattagaattttACCTAATGAAGATAGACAATCTATGTTGTTTTCTGCTACACAAACTACTAAAGTGGAAGATTTAGCTAGAATTTCTTTGAGAAAGGGACctcttttcattaatgtTGAATCTGAAAAGGATACATCTACTGCAGATGGGTTAGAACAAGGGTATGTGGTTTGTGATAGTGATAAACGTTTCCTATtgttattttcatttttgaaaagaaatcaaaaaagaaaatcattgTCTTTTTATtcatcttgtaattctgTTAAATATTACgcagaattattaaattatatcGATTTACCTGTTTTAGAATTACATGggaaacaaaaacaacaaaaaagaacaaatacATTTTTCGAATTTTGTAACGCTGATAAAGGTATATTAGTGTGTACGGACGTTGCTGCAAGAGGTTTAGATATCCCTGCTGTTGATTGGATCGTCCAATTCGATCCTCCTGATGATCCAAGAGATTATATCCATAGAGTTGGTAGAACCGCAAGAGGTACTAAGGGTAAGGGTAAATCTTTAATGTTCTTGACTCCAAATGAATTAGGTTTCCTAAGGTATTTGAAAGCCGCTAAAGTGCCattaaatgaatatgaattcCCAACAAATAAAATCGCTAATGTTCAATcacaattagaaaaattgattaaatcaaattattatctacATCAAACAGCCAAAGACGGTTATAGATCTTATTTACAAGCTTATGCATCACATTCTTTGAAAACTGTGTATCAAATCGATAAGTTGGATTTGGCCAAAGTGGCAAAATCTTACGGGTTCTCAATACCTCCAAAGGTTAATATTACCATCGGTGCAAGTGGGAAAACTGATAAGACAAATACGAAAAGGCGTAAAACCAACAACCAAAGGCATTAA
- the ABZ2 gene encoding aminodeoxychorismate lyase ABZ2 (similar to Saccharomyces cerevisiae YMR289W; ancestral locus Anc_5.44) produces MSSKTVEKPIPTFEGSVEQFLIGYGQGADLKEPKFEVLSTIRYDPNLGQSDSGKRNNNGPSEVRNNGKIELNFDPKTGSDFIELFLSDTTPSRRYISIGDSCKRPPSWKYVSSLSPYYKLFYERFFLLDFHYIRINAAIAAFGWNYHITIEDLLAALIHALQEGMEYDTIQEELDYLLSRKDIYKMRVLASLGGKFKVEAHLLSQSNDDTNNDSTQEYFQHTLLRGLKSNVNNWDVFINNEFINVSLFTYLKTTKREHYTKARNLMSELSKSYNKDLPTTKKSEILVYNKSNELMEGSITNVAVWSEKEGTYVTPKASSGCLRGTMRKYLLQAGHIKEGHIHIDSLYDGEEILLFNGIMGCVKGTIRKFSTQTV; encoded by the coding sequence ATGTCATCTAAGACTGTCGAAAAACCAATTCCAACTTTTGAAGGATCCGTTGAGCAATTCCTTATTGGGTATGGTCAGGGAGCAGATTTGAAGGAGCCAAAGTTTGAAGTACTCTCAACGATAAGATATGACCCTAATTTGGGGCAATCTGACTCTGGAAAAcggaataataatggtcCATCTGAAGTGAGAAATAACGGTAAGATagaattaaattttgaCCCAAAGACAGGTTCAGATTTTATAGAATTATTCTTATCGGATACAACGCCATCACGCagatatatttcaattggTGACAGCTGCAAGCGACCCCCAAGCTGGAAATATGTATCATCATTGTCACCTTATTATAAACTCTTTTATGAGAGATTCTTTCTGCTGGATTTCCATTATATACGAATAAATGCTGCGATAGCAGCTTTTGGCTGGAACTATCATATCACTATTGAAGATCTTTTAGCAGCATTGATCCATGCCCTTCAAGAGGGAATGGAATACGACACTATCCAAGAGGAGCTGGATTATCTTCTATCAAGAAAAGacatttacaaaatgaGAGTCTTAGCTTCTTTAGGGGGAAAATTCAAGGTGGAAGCTCATCTATTATCTCAGAGCAATGATGATACTAACAATGATTCAACCCAAGAATATTTCCAACACACCCTACTTAGAGGACTCAAGtctaatgttaataattgGGATgtatttataaataatgaatttatcaatGTTTCGTTATTTACATATTTGAAGACTACCAAAAGAGAACATTACACTAAAGCAAGAAATTTAATGAGTGAATTGAGTAAATCGTACAATAAAGATTTACCAACAACTAAGAAAAGTGAAATTTTGgtatataataaaagtAATGAGTTAATGGAAGGCTCAATAACGAACGTTGCAGTTTGGAGCGAAAAGGAGGGAACATACGTGACACCGAAAGCATCATCAGGGTGTCTACGTGGAACGATGAGGAAATATTTACTGCAGGCTGGCCATATTAAAGAGGGTCATATCCACATTGATTCGCTATATGATGGTGAAGAGATTCTATTGTTTAATGGTATTATGGGTTGCGTTAAAGGTAccattagaaaatttaGTACGCAAACTGTATGA